In Streptomyces sp. NBC_01231, the sequence TGGTAGATCTCGTAGGGAATGACCTCGGATTCCCGCTCATGCGAATGGAACGGCCGATAAGGCGTACTAAGGCGCTCATCGAGCTCCTGGTGCGACATTCGCAACCACCCCTTCGTCACTGCACTGAAGGGATCAATGGCACCTTGGAAGACCTGTTCGTTCCCGGCCGGGTCAAGGGCGCGCAGCACTGCGAAAATGTCCGCGTCCGTGGAGGTGGTGGAAACGAAGAGACGGCAGGCAACCGGTCCCGTGATCTCGGTGGTCTCCTCCATCGGTTCGGTGGTCCAGGAGACGCCCTCGCCGTTGGCGTCGAAGGACACGACCGATTCGGTGGCGGCACCAGGGTGCATTCGATCGATGTCCAGTTGCAGATCGGTCCAGGTCGTCCCGGGAAGTGGCCAGGCATCTTCGTGTCGCACCTCTGTCGTTCCGTCGACGTGTCGAACCTTCATCTGGATGCGGGGCTGTTCGTCCCAGCGGTTGTCTTCACCCTTGAGGAAGTGATCGAAGAACCGGCGCTGGAGGTCCACGCCATAGTCGGTGTAGAACTCCACCCAGTGTTCACCGTCATGGATCTCAAGCCATTTCTGCGTCGAGGATGCCCTGCAGAAGCCTTCGATGTTGCCGCGAAGGTGTAGTCCCTGCCCGCCCCAGTTGCCGGCGGACAGCAGCGGCACATCAACCTGGGACAGATCAGCCTGGCGCTCGCGGTAGGCGTCGACGAACTCGTTGTCGCGGTGAAACTTCGGCAGGTCGGCCCGGTTGGCGGCGAGTTCGGATTCACTCAGCGTCTGATCACCGCAGACCAGTTCACCGGTTGCCGCGCTCCGGGGTCCCGCATCCCCTCGTCCGTGCTGGACCGGTAGCACCTGCATCTCGTACCAGTTCAGCAGCATCGTGCTCAGAATGCCGCCATGGCGTGCACCCTCTCGGTAGAAGTCGGAGGCGCCCTCCCATACGCAGATCGCTGCGAGCGGCCCTGGCTTCAGCGCGGCCACCCGCCACTGGTTCATCCCGTAATAGGAGATTCCGTTCAGGCCGACCTTTCCGTTGCTCCACACCTGTCGGCCCGCCCATTCGATGCATTCACGAAAATCCTCGGTCTCTCGCGCGGAAAACGGGTCCAGAAAGCCAGGAGACCGGCCGGCCCCACGAGAATCCACGCGAACGATGACGTAGCCATGGGGAACCCACTTCTCCGGGTCCGCCACCTCCCAGCACTGGTGGATATTGGTCGACCCAGTCACCGTGTCCGGATGCTCCTCAGCCATCTTGCGCCATGCCGTGGGGTACCCGTCGGCGAACGCCAGCCCTTTGCCGTACGGCCCGTAGGTCATGAGCGTCGGATGTGCCGAGCCGTCATTCGGACGGAAGACGTCAGCTCGCAGAACGATGCCGTCGTCCATATCGATCGGCACGTCTCGTTCGACGAGCATCATCTTCGCCGCTTGTTCCTGCGTATCCACGTCAGCCTCCAGTCTTGCGCCCGCCACCGGGAACACTCGTCCACATCGACGGCTCTGGCTCGCGGGAACGGGCGATGCGGACTCGACGAATTCAGCCGTCGACAGCTCGACCAAAGACCACGGCGGTCTACATCCGCTCGATTGGCCGCGCCATATCGAGGTCAGACCAGAATGCCGCGGTGGAACGGCCCGGCGACATGTGCTCACCCACATCACCTGTCGCCTGCAATGTGGCCCCGAACATAGCCACGGTCCCGCCGCCCTCCGAGACTGAATGCCCGAGGCATCGAGCAGGTGCGCCGATGCCTCCCGCAACCGGGGAGGTCGACGCATGCGCGAACCGAAGTCCCGTCGGGCAGTCGTCGTCGGAGGTTCGATCGGTGGTCTCACCACTGCGCTGCTGCTGCGCGACCTCGGCTGGGACGTCGACGTCTTCGAGCGATCGACTCGCAACGACGCCCGCGGCGGCGGCATCGTGCTGCAGCCGGACACGATCCGCTGGTTCACCGAACGCAGTACGCAGGCGCTGGAGAGCCTCACTACCTCTACAAATTTCGTCCAGTACCTGGGCAGCGACAATTACGTAGCCCACCGCGAGTACGCGCAGTGGTCCTACAGCTCGTGGGCGACCCTCCACTCGGCGCTGCTGCGGGACTTCGGGGCCGAACGTTATAGGCGCGGACACCGCGCCGTGGCGGTCGCTCAGGACGCGTCGACTGCGACCGTCGAGTTCGACAATGGCGGATTTGCAACCGGTGACCTCGTGATATTCGCCGACGGAGTGAACTCAGTGGGCCGGCAGTACGTCTCGCCTAACACATCCATTCGGTATTCCGGCTACATCGGTTGGCGCGGCCTCGTGCCAGAGCGTCTGTTGAGCAGCGAAACGAGAGCGGTTCTTGAAAATTCCGTGACCTACGCGGTCGTGAAGGACTCACACATCGTGATGTATCCCGTGCCCAGCCCGATCACGGACGGCAGAACCGAAAGGCTTATGAACTTCGTCTGGTATCGCAACGTTCTGGCGGGACGCCGACTCGATCAGTTCGTCGGGGGCGCATCCGACGGGGTTCTGTCATTGCATCCAGAGCAGGTTCCGCGCATCGAGGTCGAACGGATGCGGACTGACGCAGCTCGCGACCTACCGCCCGCAGCGGCCGAGGTTGCTTCGCGCTGCGTCGCTCCCTACGTCCAGGTCGTCAGCGACATTCGCGCCGCACAGATGGTCCGGGGCCGGGTCGCGATACTCGGTGACGCCGCATGCGCCGCTCGCCCGCACGCGGCGGCCGGCACTGCCAAGGCCGCTGCCGACGCGTGGGGTCTGGCCACGGCGATCGAAAAGGCGGGCGGCAACCTGGACCAGGCCCTTCACGTCTGGGAGCCGGTTCAACTCGCCCTGAGCGCTCAACTTGAGTCGCGCGTCCAGGCCATGGGTGAGCGTGCACAGTTCGACAACTCCTGGCGCCCGGAGGATCCCGAACTGCGGTTCGGTCTCTACGGGCCCGGAATCTGACGGAAACGGAGGGAGCATGATGAGTGAGAGATCCCGGGGCAACGGAAAAAGGCCCGTCGCGAGCAGCCTTGATCTGCCTCTGGCAGGCGAACTGATCGCCAGCGGCTTTTCCGGCTGGACCGATGAGCTGGTCGAAGAGTTCCGCGTTCACGCGCAGGACGGGCATGTGGGTTCGCGTCTGCTCAGCGAAGACCCCCGTGTCCGGGTCTGGGAGATTCGGCTGGCGCCTGGTGAACGATGGCACGCTCATCGTCACGTGCTCGATTATTTCTGGACAGCCATCACGTCCGGCCGCAGCATTCAGCATACGCACGACGGAACGACTCGCGCAGTACACTACAAAGCAGGCGAAACACGCCATTTTGAATTCGCGTGTGGCGAGTTTTTGCTCCATGACATCGAGAACGTGGGTGAAGCCGATCTCGTATTCACGACTGTCGAACATCTCGACAGTGAGAACTCACCCCTGCCGATCGAGCCTTGAGGGCACATTCTCCAGGCCTGCTTCTGTCATACCCTTGAGCCGGGATCACGGGCGACCAACACCTGCGAGTCGTCGGGTTGGAGGCACCTCTTGAGCAAGCCGATGCCTCACGAAGTGACGCCGACCACCGTGTGGATCGCGGCGCTTGAGTTGCTGGCCCGTCAGGCCGGGGCAGGGAGTTCGTCCGAAGACCTGCACCAGAGACTGGTCGCGGTGGGGCGCCAGCTCACCGGGTTCGACTTCTGCGCGGTTCTTCTCCCCGACGAGTCAAGAACTCAGCTGCTCATCCGTGCCTGGGCGGGTCTGGACACCTTCTACGTCGAGCAGATCAACTCCCGTAACCCGTTGACGCTCGGTAGCACGGCGAGACAGTCGCCCTCCAGCAGGGCCTATACCTCCGGAGTCTCCGTCTGGGTATCCGACATCACCCAGCACGCTGACTTCACGCAGTGGTCCGGGCCGGCGAGGGCGCAGGGTTACAGGACGCTGCTGGCTGTGCCGCTGCGAGCGGGCGACCGGATCGTCGGGACCTTCAACTGTTACAACAGAGAGGTCATCGCCCCGGATCCCCAGCTTCGCCACTTGGTCGAGGCCCTGACGGATTTTGCGAGCGCGGCTCTCGAAATCACGCGGCTCCGCCAGGCGGAGACCGGCCGGATGCATCAGCTTGAGAATCTCAACGAGGAACTACGCGACCGACAGGCGCGGGACGAGCGATCTCAGGAGTTGCATCGTCGCCTTACCGATGTGGCGCTCACCAACTCTGATCTCGCCCACCTCGCACATGAGTCCGCGCAGATGGTGGGTGCCGGCTTCCTGAAGATCGTCGACGACTCGGGTTTCGTGCTGGCGCAGGCGGGCTCCGACTCGGTCGAAAACCTGGCGCCGGAGGACTCGAACTCGGCAGCGGTTCTCCTGCACGGGGAGGTAGCTGCACGAATCGAAGCTTTCGGCGTGACCCTCGACCCCGACATGGCGGCTCGCGCACTGGAGCACGCGGCGACCGTCTGCGCGCTCCTCCTCCTGCGCGACCGGACCGCGGCCGAAGCCGAAGCCCGGTTCCGGGACGATCTGATAGGGGACCTTTGTTCTGGCGACCCTGAGCGGCGCGTTGCGGCCCGGCAGCGTGCGCTGCGAGCAAACCTGCTCGTCGACAAGGTTCAGATGGTCGTGATGAAGGATCACAGCGAAGGCAGTGCCGCGAAAGCCGACAACTCGCCGCTCGGACGCCGAATGCGATCCATTTCGAGCCGACGACCCCGCCTTGTGTGCGGCCGGCTCGGCGACTACTGGGTCGCTCTCTGGCCGGTCGAGGAAGGCGCAGAGGACATAGCTGCCACCCTCAGGCACGGCGCGATCGGCTCTCAGGTACACGCAGTAGTGGCCCCTGCCAGCGGTTCAGAAGACCTGGCCAGGGCATTCCGGATGGCACGCGGCGCGCTTGAACTCGGCGGCTCCCAGGCTCCGCTGGTTCGCACCATCGAGGACCTGGGGGTGGTGGGTTTGCTGCTCCAGCTGGAGGACCAAACGGCCGTCGCGAGCTTCAGTGATCGTGTGCTGGGTGCACTGCGCCAGAGCGATCTCGAGCGCTCGACAGACCTGATCCTCACCCTGAGAACATATTTGGCCCATGATTGCCGCGCCGATGTGTCCGCTCAAGAGCTGTTCGTTCACAAGAACACGATCTCCCAGCGGCTTCGGCGCATCGAGAAGCTGACGGGACTCTCTTTCGCACGTCCTTCAGACGTCTTGCAGTTCAGTGCCGCCTTGGCAGCTGACGGCATCCGGGCAGCATCCGGCCCTTCTGCAACCGAGCGCTAGTTCGTCCCCCTCCCCTGAGCTCTTTGGACACGCAGTTTTGTCGTGTGTCGGCGTAACCCTCCGCTCGGCGTACGGAAAGAGTCACCATGTACAGCCTTGCCACCGTTCTCGCGCTGCCCACCGGCGCGGCTGCCGTCCGCCGCGGCCGCGAGCCGGGCCGTTTCGGTCGGCCCGCTCGCACTCAGGTCGACGGCAGCTACGCGCTCACCGCCGGAGATGAGTCCGAG encodes:
- a CDS encoding CocE/NonD family hydrolase is translated as MDTQEQAAKMMLVERDVPIDMDDGIVLRADVFRPNDGSAHPTLMTYGPYGKGLAFADGYPTAWRKMAEEHPDTVTGSTNIHQCWEVADPEKWVPHGYVIVRVDSRGAGRSPGFLDPFSARETEDFRECIEWAGRQVWSNGKVGLNGISYYGMNQWRVAALKPGPLAAICVWEGASDFYREGARHGGILSTMLLNWYEMQVLPVQHGRGDAGPRSAATGELVCGDQTLSESELAANRADLPKFHRDNEFVDAYRERQADLSQVDVPLLSAGNWGGQGLHLRGNIEGFCRASSTQKWLEIHDGEHWVEFYTDYGVDLQRRFFDHFLKGEDNRWDEQPRIQMKVRHVDGTTEVRHEDAWPLPGTTWTDLQLDIDRMHPGAATESVVSFDANGEGVSWTTEPMEETTEITGPVACRLFVSTTSTDADIFAVLRALDPAGNEQVFQGAIDPFSAVTKGWLRMSHQELDERLSTPYRPFHSHERESEVIPYEIYQLDVELWPTSVVLPPGWRLSLTLRGSDWVYDSAPETRLSNFKNAMQGSGPFLHNDPSDRPASVFSGRTSIHLGGKHTSFLRLPIVPATRT
- a CDS encoding FAD-dependent monooxygenase; protein product: MREPKSRRAVVVGGSIGGLTTALLLRDLGWDVDVFERSTRNDARGGGIVLQPDTIRWFTERSTQALESLTTSTNFVQYLGSDNYVAHREYAQWSYSSWATLHSALLRDFGAERYRRGHRAVAVAQDASTATVEFDNGGFATGDLVIFADGVNSVGRQYVSPNTSIRYSGYIGWRGLVPERLLSSETRAVLENSVTYAVVKDSHIVMYPVPSPITDGRTERLMNFVWYRNVLAGRRLDQFVGGASDGVLSLHPEQVPRIEVERMRTDAARDLPPAAAEVASRCVAPYVQVVSDIRAAQMVRGRVAILGDAACAARPHAAAGTAKAAADAWGLATAIEKAGGNLDQALHVWEPVQLALSAQLESRVQAMGERAQFDNSWRPEDPELRFGLYGPGI
- a CDS encoding helix-turn-helix domain-containing protein gives rise to the protein MSKPMPHEVTPTTVWIAALELLARQAGAGSSSEDLHQRLVAVGRQLTGFDFCAVLLPDESRTQLLIRAWAGLDTFYVEQINSRNPLTLGSTARQSPSSRAYTSGVSVWVSDITQHADFTQWSGPARAQGYRTLLAVPLRAGDRIVGTFNCYNREVIAPDPQLRHLVEALTDFASAALEITRLRQAETGRMHQLENLNEELRDRQARDERSQELHRRLTDVALTNSDLAHLAHESAQMVGAGFLKIVDDSGFVLAQAGSDSVENLAPEDSNSAAVLLHGEVAARIEAFGVTLDPDMAARALEHAATVCALLLLRDRTAAEAEARFRDDLIGDLCSGDPERRVAARQRALRANLLVDKVQMVVMKDHSEGSAAKADNSPLGRRMRSISSRRPRLVCGRLGDYWVALWPVEEGAEDIAATLRHGAIGSQVHAVVAPASGSEDLARAFRMARGALELGGSQAPLVRTIEDLGVVGLLLQLEDQTAVASFSDRVLGALRQSDLERSTDLILTLRTYLAHDCRADVSAQELFVHKNTISQRLRRIEKLTGLSFARPSDVLQFSAALAADGIRAASGPSATER